A part of Thermus neutrinimicus genomic DNA contains:
- the coaD gene encoding pantetheine-phosphate adenylyltransferase encodes MHVVYPGSFDPLTNGHLDVIQRASRLFDRVTVAVLENPNKRGQYLFTAEERLNIVREATAHLPNVEARTFSGLLVDFVKQVGAQAIVKGLRAVSDYEYELQMAHLNRQLLPGLETLFILAATRYSFVSSTMVKEIARYGGDVSKLVPPATLRALKAKFGQG; translated from the coding sequence ATGCACGTGGTCTATCCCGGAAGCTTTGACCCCCTTACCAACGGCCATTTGGACGTGATCCAGCGGGCCAGCCGCCTCTTTGACCGGGTCACGGTGGCGGTGCTGGAAAACCCCAACAAGCGGGGGCAGTACCTGTTTACCGCCGAGGAGCGGTTAAACATCGTGCGGGAGGCCACCGCTCACCTGCCCAACGTGGAGGCCCGTACCTTTTCCGGCCTTCTGGTGGATTTCGTGAAGCAGGTGGGGGCCCAGGCCATCGTCAAGGGCCTGAGGGCGGTTTCTGACTACGAGTACGAGCTCCAGATGGCCCACCTGAACCGCCAGCTTCTCCCAGGCCTGGAGACCCTCTTCATCCTGGCCGCCACCCGGTACTCCTTTGTCTCCAGCACCATGGTGAAGGAGATCGCCCGCTACGGGGGGGATGTGTCCAAGCTGGTGCCCCCGGCCACCCTTAGGGCCCTCAAGGCCAAGTTCGGCCAGGGGTAA
- the aroH gene encoding chorismate mutase → MVRGIRGAITVEEDTPEAIHQATRELLLKMLEANGIQSHEELAAIIFTVTEDLCSAFPAEAARQIGMHRVPLLSAREVPVPGSLPRVIRVLALWNTETPQDQVRHVYLRDAVRLRPDLESAQ, encoded by the coding sequence ATGGTCCGGGGCATCAGGGGTGCCATCACCGTGGAGGAGGATACGCCCGAGGCCATCCACCAAGCCACGCGGGAGCTTCTCCTGAAGATGCTGGAGGCAAACGGCATCCAAAGCCATGAGGAGCTGGCAGCCATCATCTTCACGGTTACAGAGGACCTGTGTTCGGCCTTCCCCGCCGAGGCTGCCCGGCAGATCGGCATGCACCGGGTTCCCCTGCTCTCCGCCCGGGAGGTGCCGGTTCCAGGAAGCCTGCCCCGGGTCATCCGGGTCCTGGCCCTTTGGAACACCGAAACCCCCCAGGACCAGGTGCGCCACGTCTACCTCAGGGATGCGGTGCGCCTACGGCCCGACCTGGAAAGCGCCCAGTAA
- a CDS encoding aldehyde dehydrogenase family protein yields MKAFSGKYGNTLEFGHLIGGDEVFEGRVLERRNPSDLEDLVARFPEGTKETLRKAALKAREAFKEWSATPAPVRGQVLFNLAKILEREKPTLTRLMVREVGKTFKEAGGDVQEAIDTAIFFASEGRRLYGQTVPSEMRNKELFTFRRPLGVVGMITAGNFPIAVPSWKLIPAVLAGNTMVWKPSDDSPALSYIFVKLFEEAGLPPGVINVVFGGGKDSTGQWLVELMDEGLLNKFAFTGSTKVGRWIGEVAGRNLIRPTLELGGKNPLVVMRDADLDLAVEGAWWSAFATGGQRCTSAGNIIVDAPIYDEFKRRFLERTEATVVGNPLLHPEVTYGPFINERLFQRWLEHYTWGQEDGATLLLGKGRITRENPYPRFRGDLEAGLYGWPTVWEARPGMRQFAEEIFGPTINLVKVDGIEEAIEVANATPYGLSSAIYTNHRHWAYLFKVGIRAGMTSINNTTVGAEAHLPFGGVKASGNGARESGIWVIEEYTYWHAVNEEYSGRLQLAQMDTGYVSPKAPTPWAEVLGF; encoded by the coding sequence ATGAAGGCCTTTTCCGGCAAGTATGGGAACACCTTGGAGTTCGGCCACCTCATCGGAGGGGATGAGGTTTTTGAGGGAAGGGTTTTGGAGAGGCGGAATCCCTCGGACCTCGAGGACCTGGTGGCCCGTTTCCCCGAGGGTACCAAGGAAACCCTGAGGAAAGCCGCCCTGAAGGCGCGGGAGGCCTTCAAGGAGTGGAGCGCAACCCCAGCGCCCGTGCGGGGGCAGGTGCTTTTCAACCTGGCCAAGATCCTGGAGCGGGAAAAGCCCACCCTGACCCGGCTCATGGTCAGGGAGGTGGGAAAGACCTTCAAGGAGGCGGGGGGGGATGTCCAGGAGGCCATCGACACCGCTATCTTCTTCGCCTCGGAGGGGCGGAGGCTTTACGGCCAGACCGTGCCCAGCGAGATGCGGAACAAGGAGCTCTTCACCTTCCGCAGGCCCTTGGGGGTGGTGGGGATGATCACCGCCGGGAACTTCCCCATCGCCGTGCCTAGCTGGAAGCTGATCCCTGCGGTCCTGGCGGGCAACACCATGGTCTGGAAACCTTCCGATGACTCCCCGGCCCTTTCCTATATCTTCGTGAAGCTCTTTGAGGAGGCGGGCCTGCCTCCTGGGGTCATCAACGTGGTCTTCGGCGGCGGGAAGGACTCCACGGGCCAGTGGCTGGTGGAGCTCATGGACGAGGGCCTCCTCAACAAGTTCGCCTTCACCGGCAGCACCAAGGTGGGACGCTGGATCGGGGAGGTGGCGGGGCGGAACCTGATCCGGCCCACCCTGGAGCTCGGTGGAAAGAATCCCTTGGTGGTGATGCGGGATGCCGACCTGGATCTGGCGGTGGAAGGGGCCTGGTGGAGCGCCTTCGCCACCGGGGGCCAGCGCTGCACCTCGGCGGGCAACATCATCGTGGATGCGCCCATTTATGACGAGTTCAAAAGGCGCTTCCTGGAAAGGACCGAGGCCACGGTGGTGGGCAACCCCCTTCTCCACCCCGAGGTCACCTACGGCCCCTTTATCAACGAGCGCCTGTTCCAGCGGTGGCTGGAGCACTACACCTGGGGACAGGAGGATGGGGCCACCCTGCTCTTGGGTAAGGGGCGGATCACCCGGGAAAACCCCTATCCCCGTTTCCGGGGGGACCTCGAGGCGGGTCTTTACGGCTGGCCCACGGTGTGGGAGGCCAGGCCCGGCATGCGCCAGTTTGCCGAGGAGATCTTTGGCCCCACCATCAACCTGGTTAAGGTGGACGGCATCGAGGAGGCCATAGAGGTGGCCAACGCCACCCCCTACGGCCTATCCAGCGCCATTTACACCAACCACCGCCACTGGGCCTACCTCTTCAAGGTGGGGATCCGGGCGGGGATGACCAGCATCAACAACACCACCGTGGGTGCCGAGGCCCACCTGCCCTTTGGCGGGGTGAAGGCCAGCGGCAACGGGGCCCGGGAATCCGGGATCTGGGTCATAGAGGAGTACACCTACTGGCATGCGGTGAACGAGGAGTACTCGGGCCGCCTCCAGCTGGCCCAGATGGATACGGGCTACGTGAGCCCCAAGGCCCCGACCCCCTGGGCCGAGGTCCTGGGTTTCTAG
- a CDS encoding RsmD family RNA methyltransferase translates to MVRILGGKAKGVPLKVPASARPSPVRLRKALFDYLRLRYPRRGRFLDLYAGSGAVGLEAASEGFEATLVEKDQEAVALLRENLRRTGLRARIVPLPVEVFLPEAKARGERYTVAFMAPPYPLDLVQAFQALLGSGLVEKGGLYILQHPKDLHLPFGERRVYGENALTLVEA, encoded by the coding sequence GTGGTGAGGATCCTGGGCGGCAAGGCCAAGGGGGTGCCCTTGAAGGTTCCGGCCTCGGCCAGGCCCTCCCCCGTGCGCCTGCGAAAGGCCCTTTTTGACTATCTGCGCCTCCGCTACCCCAGGCGGGGCCGGTTCCTGGACCTCTATGCGGGGAGCGGGGCGGTGGGCCTCGAGGCGGCCAGCGAGGGTTTTGAGGCCACCTTGGTGGAGAAGGACCAGGAAGCGGTGGCCTTGCTTAGGGAGAACCTCCGCCGCACGGGGCTAAGGGCCCGCATCGTTCCCCTTCCCGTGGAGGTTTTTCTGCCCGAGGCCAAGGCCCGAGGCGAACGCTACACGGTGGCCTTTATGGCTCCGCCCTATCCCCTGGACCTGGTCCAGGCCTTTCAGGCCCTCCTGGGAAGCGGTCTTGTGGAGAAGGGAGGGCTCTACATCCTCCAGCACCCCAAGGACCTGCACCTCCCCTTTGGGGAGCGGCGGGTTTACGGGGAAAACGCCCTTACCCTGGTGGAGGCTTAG